A single window of Rhodamnia argentea isolate NSW1041297 chromosome 5, ASM2092103v1, whole genome shotgun sequence DNA harbors:
- the LOC115730937 gene encoding F-box/WD-40 repeat-containing protein At3g52030-like isoform X1: MLEWAIKHHQSSLREGHVEVDQWKGHSIGVNRCRMKMGLILTGVGDKVMRLWSAESYKCLGEYAIPHAVSLIDYDFDESKIVGLIGTRISIWRRGGQRSIFPSREGTFPKGLCLRYLDPEAVVGCEDGTVRVFDMYSRKCSRIIRMHSAPVTCLSLSGEQLIFSSSSLGSITISGLSSDERVATLRPNDRIGVKALCFNPCSSLVFAGCASGYASCWDLRKMGLLWERRVSPNVLYSLGHMQNDSSTLVVGGIDGVLRVLDQSTGELVSSYVMDQLVSSASSSSSLGGIEKRKGRRLSEDARIDIIPRAARPPITCLAVGMKKVVATHNGKQIRLWKFH, encoded by the exons ATGCTGGAATGGGCGATAAAACATCACCAATCTTCTTTGAGAGAAGGCCATGTTGAAGTTGATCAGTGGAAAGGGCATTCAATTGG GGTCAATCGGTGCCGAATGAAGATGGGTTTGATCCTCACTGGTGTAGGTGACAAG GTTATGCGTCTCTGGTCAGCTGAAAGCTACAAATGCCTTGGAGAATATGCTATTCCACATGCAGtttctttaattgattatgaTTTTGACGAAAGCAAG ATTGTTGGCTTGATTGGCACTCGCATAAGCATATGGAGGCGTGGGGGCCAGAGAAGCATATTTCCCTCCCGTGAAGGAACGTTTCCAAAGGGTTTGTGTCTGCG TTACCTCGATCCTGAGGCAGTTGTTGGATGTGAGGATGGTACTGTTCGTGTGTTTGACATGTACAGTAGGAAATGTTCTCGAATCATTAG GATGCATTCTGCCCCAGTGACCTGCTTATCTTTGAGCGGTGAGCAGTTGATTTTTAGTAGTTCCTCACTTGGCAGCATCACAATATCAGGTCTTTCATCCGATGAGCGAGTAGCAACATTGAGGCCGAATGATCGCATAG GTGTAAAGGCATTATGTTTCAACCCTTGTTCGAGTTTAGTATTTGCTGGATGTGCTTCTGGATATGCATCTTGTTGGGATCTCAG GAAAATGGGGCTTCTGTGGGAAAGACGAGTGAGCCCGAACGTGCTGTACTCGCTGGGACACATGCAGAATGACTCGTCGACGCTGGTTGTTGGTGGAATAGACGGTGTGCTGCGCGTTTTGGATCAAAGCACGGGCGAACTAGTCTCGAGTTACGTCATGGACCAACTAGTAtcatcagcttcttcttcttcttctctaggagggatagagaaaagaaagggaaggagGCTCTCAGAAGATGCTCGGATCGACATCATTCCTAGAGCTGCTCGGCCTCCGATCACGTGTTTGGCCGTGGGAATGAAGAAAGTCGTCGCCACTCACAACGGAAAGCAAATAAGATTGTGGAAATTTCACTAG
- the LOC115730937 gene encoding F-box/WD-40 repeat-containing protein At3g52030-like isoform X3: MKMGLILTGVGDKVMRLWSAESYKCLGEYAIPHAVSLIDYDFDESKIVGLIGTRISIWRRGGQRSIFPSREGTFPKGLCLRYLDPEAVVGCEDGTVRVFDMYSRKCSRIIRMHSAPVTCLSLSGEQLIFSSSSLGSITISGLSSDERVATLRPNDRIGVKALCFNPCSSLVFAGCASGYASCWDLRKMGLLWERRVSPNVLYSLGHMQNDSSTLVVGGIDGVLRVLDQSTGELVSSYVMDQLVSSASSSSSLGGIEKRKGRRLSEDARIDIIPRAARPPITCLAVGMKKVVATHNGKQIRLWKFH, from the exons ATGAAGATGGGTTTGATCCTCACTGGTGTAGGTGACAAG GTTATGCGTCTCTGGTCAGCTGAAAGCTACAAATGCCTTGGAGAATATGCTATTCCACATGCAGtttctttaattgattatgaTTTTGACGAAAGCAAG ATTGTTGGCTTGATTGGCACTCGCATAAGCATATGGAGGCGTGGGGGCCAGAGAAGCATATTTCCCTCCCGTGAAGGAACGTTTCCAAAGGGTTTGTGTCTGCG TTACCTCGATCCTGAGGCAGTTGTTGGATGTGAGGATGGTACTGTTCGTGTGTTTGACATGTACAGTAGGAAATGTTCTCGAATCATTAG GATGCATTCTGCCCCAGTGACCTGCTTATCTTTGAGCGGTGAGCAGTTGATTTTTAGTAGTTCCTCACTTGGCAGCATCACAATATCAGGTCTTTCATCCGATGAGCGAGTAGCAACATTGAGGCCGAATGATCGCATAG GTGTAAAGGCATTATGTTTCAACCCTTGTTCGAGTTTAGTATTTGCTGGATGTGCTTCTGGATATGCATCTTGTTGGGATCTCAG GAAAATGGGGCTTCTGTGGGAAAGACGAGTGAGCCCGAACGTGCTGTACTCGCTGGGACACATGCAGAATGACTCGTCGACGCTGGTTGTTGGTGGAATAGACGGTGTGCTGCGCGTTTTGGATCAAAGCACGGGCGAACTAGTCTCGAGTTACGTCATGGACCAACTAGTAtcatcagcttcttcttcttcttctctaggagggatagagaaaagaaagggaaggagGCTCTCAGAAGATGCTCGGATCGACATCATTCCTAGAGCTGCTCGGCCTCCGATCACGTGTTTGGCCGTGGGAATGAAGAAAGTCGTCGCCACTCACAACGGAAAGCAAATAAGATTGTGGAAATTTCACTAG
- the LOC115730937 gene encoding F-box/WD-40 repeat-containing protein At3g52030-like isoform X4: MLEWAIKHHQSSLREGHVEVDQWKGHSIGVNRCRMKMGLILTGVGDKVMRLWSAESYKCLGEYAIPHAVSLIDYDFDESKIVGLIGTRISIWRRGGQRSIFPSREGTFPKGLCLRYLDPEAVVGCEDGTVRVFDMYSRKCSRIIRMHSAPVTCLSLSGVKALCFNPCSSLVFAGCASGYASCWDLRKMGLLWERRVSPNVLYSLGHMQNDSSTLVVGGIDGVLRVLDQSTGELVSSYVMDQLVSSASSSSSLGGIEKRKGRRLSEDARIDIIPRAARPPITCLAVGMKKVVATHNGKQIRLWKFH; this comes from the exons ATGCTGGAATGGGCGATAAAACATCACCAATCTTCTTTGAGAGAAGGCCATGTTGAAGTTGATCAGTGGAAAGGGCATTCAATTGG GGTCAATCGGTGCCGAATGAAGATGGGTTTGATCCTCACTGGTGTAGGTGACAAG GTTATGCGTCTCTGGTCAGCTGAAAGCTACAAATGCCTTGGAGAATATGCTATTCCACATGCAGtttctttaattgattatgaTTTTGACGAAAGCAAG ATTGTTGGCTTGATTGGCACTCGCATAAGCATATGGAGGCGTGGGGGCCAGAGAAGCATATTTCCCTCCCGTGAAGGAACGTTTCCAAAGGGTTTGTGTCTGCG TTACCTCGATCCTGAGGCAGTTGTTGGATGTGAGGATGGTACTGTTCGTGTGTTTGACATGTACAGTAGGAAATGTTCTCGAATCATTAG GATGCATTCTGCCCCAGTGACCTGCTTATCTTTGAGCG GTGTAAAGGCATTATGTTTCAACCCTTGTTCGAGTTTAGTATTTGCTGGATGTGCTTCTGGATATGCATCTTGTTGGGATCTCAG GAAAATGGGGCTTCTGTGGGAAAGACGAGTGAGCCCGAACGTGCTGTACTCGCTGGGACACATGCAGAATGACTCGTCGACGCTGGTTGTTGGTGGAATAGACGGTGTGCTGCGCGTTTTGGATCAAAGCACGGGCGAACTAGTCTCGAGTTACGTCATGGACCAACTAGTAtcatcagcttcttcttcttcttctctaggagggatagagaaaagaaagggaaggagGCTCTCAGAAGATGCTCGGATCGACATCATTCCTAGAGCTGCTCGGCCTCCGATCACGTGTTTGGCCGTGGGAATGAAGAAAGTCGTCGCCACTCACAACGGAAAGCAAATAAGATTGTGGAAATTTCACTAG
- the LOC115730937 gene encoding F-box/WD-40 repeat-containing protein At3g52030-like isoform X2: MLEWAIKHHQSSLREGHVEVDQWKGHSIGVNRCRMKMGLILTGVGDKVMRLWSAESYKCLGEYAIPHAVSLIDYDFDESKIVGLIGTRISIWRRGGQRSIFPSREGTFPKGLCLRYLDPEAVVGCEDGTVRVFDMYSRKCSRIIRMHSAPVTCLSLSGEQLIFSSSSLGSITISGVKALCFNPCSSLVFAGCASGYASCWDLRKMGLLWERRVSPNVLYSLGHMQNDSSTLVVGGIDGVLRVLDQSTGELVSSYVMDQLVSSASSSSSLGGIEKRKGRRLSEDARIDIIPRAARPPITCLAVGMKKVVATHNGKQIRLWKFH, from the exons ATGCTGGAATGGGCGATAAAACATCACCAATCTTCTTTGAGAGAAGGCCATGTTGAAGTTGATCAGTGGAAAGGGCATTCAATTGG GGTCAATCGGTGCCGAATGAAGATGGGTTTGATCCTCACTGGTGTAGGTGACAAG GTTATGCGTCTCTGGTCAGCTGAAAGCTACAAATGCCTTGGAGAATATGCTATTCCACATGCAGtttctttaattgattatgaTTTTGACGAAAGCAAG ATTGTTGGCTTGATTGGCACTCGCATAAGCATATGGAGGCGTGGGGGCCAGAGAAGCATATTTCCCTCCCGTGAAGGAACGTTTCCAAAGGGTTTGTGTCTGCG TTACCTCGATCCTGAGGCAGTTGTTGGATGTGAGGATGGTACTGTTCGTGTGTTTGACATGTACAGTAGGAAATGTTCTCGAATCATTAG GATGCATTCTGCCCCAGTGACCTGCTTATCTTTGAGCGGTGAGCAGTTGATTTTTAGTAGTTCCTCACTTGGCAGCATCACAATATCAG GTGTAAAGGCATTATGTTTCAACCCTTGTTCGAGTTTAGTATTTGCTGGATGTGCTTCTGGATATGCATCTTGTTGGGATCTCAG GAAAATGGGGCTTCTGTGGGAAAGACGAGTGAGCCCGAACGTGCTGTACTCGCTGGGACACATGCAGAATGACTCGTCGACGCTGGTTGTTGGTGGAATAGACGGTGTGCTGCGCGTTTTGGATCAAAGCACGGGCGAACTAGTCTCGAGTTACGTCATGGACCAACTAGTAtcatcagcttcttcttcttcttctctaggagggatagagaaaagaaagggaaggagGCTCTCAGAAGATGCTCGGATCGACATCATTCCTAGAGCTGCTCGGCCTCCGATCACGTGTTTGGCCGTGGGAATGAAGAAAGTCGTCGCCACTCACAACGGAAAGCAAATAAGATTGTGGAAATTTCACTAG
- the LOC115730937 gene encoding F-box/WD-40 repeat-containing protein At3g52030-like isoform X5, which translates to MLEWAIKHHQSSLREGHVEVDQWKGHSIGVNRCRMKMGLILTGVGDKVMRLWSAESYKCLGEYAIPHAVSLIDYDFDESKIVGLIGTRISIWRRGGQRSIFPSREGTFPKGLCLRYLDPEAVVGCEDGTVRVFDMYSRKCSRIIRMHSAPVTCLSLSGEQLIFSSSSLGSITISGLSSDERVATLRPNDRIGVKALCFNPCSSLVFAGCASGYASCWDLRC; encoded by the exons ATGCTGGAATGGGCGATAAAACATCACCAATCTTCTTTGAGAGAAGGCCATGTTGAAGTTGATCAGTGGAAAGGGCATTCAATTGG GGTCAATCGGTGCCGAATGAAGATGGGTTTGATCCTCACTGGTGTAGGTGACAAG GTTATGCGTCTCTGGTCAGCTGAAAGCTACAAATGCCTTGGAGAATATGCTATTCCACATGCAGtttctttaattgattatgaTTTTGACGAAAGCAAG ATTGTTGGCTTGATTGGCACTCGCATAAGCATATGGAGGCGTGGGGGCCAGAGAAGCATATTTCCCTCCCGTGAAGGAACGTTTCCAAAGGGTTTGTGTCTGCG TTACCTCGATCCTGAGGCAGTTGTTGGATGTGAGGATGGTACTGTTCGTGTGTTTGACATGTACAGTAGGAAATGTTCTCGAATCATTAG GATGCATTCTGCCCCAGTGACCTGCTTATCTTTGAGCGGTGAGCAGTTGATTTTTAGTAGTTCCTCACTTGGCAGCATCACAATATCAGGTCTTTCATCCGATGAGCGAGTAGCAACATTGAGGCCGAATGATCGCATAG GTGTAAAGGCATTATGTTTCAACCCTTGTTCGAGTTTAGTATTTGCTGGATGTGCTTCTGGATATGCATCTTGTTGGGATCTCAG ATGCTAA